A single region of the Brassica rapa cultivar Chiifu-401-42 chromosome A03, CAAS_Brap_v3.01, whole genome shotgun sequence genome encodes:
- the LOC103859143 gene encoding BTB/POZ and MATH domain-containing protein 2, producing MDATRVCSEVPGSSKSSLTESTSRTETINGSHEFKISGYSLAKGMGIGKYVASDTFMVGGYSWAIYFYPDGKSPEDNSVYVSLFIALASEGADVRALFELTLVDQSGNERHKVHSHFGRTLESGPYTLKYRGSMWGYKRFFKRTLLESSDYLKDNCLLVRCCVGVVKSHTEGPRSYNIPVPVSDLGHQFGKLLESGKGVDVTFQVDGETFPAHTLVLAARSPVFRAQLFGPLKNQNTKRIEIEDMEAPIFKMFLHFIYWDELPDMEDIMGTDLKWASTLVAQHLLAAADRYALERLRTICESKLCEGISINTVATTLALAEQHHCFQLKAACLKFIALPQNLKAVMETDGFDYLKESCPCLLSELLEYVARLSEHSLTSTGQRKELYADGGDVNGRRVKQRLH from the exons ATGGACGCGACTAGGGTTTGCTCGGAGGTTCCCGGATCTTCGAAATCGTCGCTCACGGAGTCGACCTCTCGCACGGAGACCATCAACGGCTCACACGAGTTCAAGATCAGCGGATACTCTCTCGCCAAAGGGATGGGGATAGGCAAGTACGTGGCGTCCGATACGTTCATGGTCGGTGGTTACTCGTGGGCGATCTACTTCTACCCGGATGGGAAGAGTCCTGAGGATAACTCTGTGTACGTGTCTCTGTTTATAGCTCTGGCGAGCGAAGGAGCTGATGTTAGGGCTTTGTTTGAGCTGACGCTTGTGGATCAGAGTGGTAATGAGAGGCATAAGGTTCATAGCCATTTCGGTAGGACTCTTGAGAGTGGGCCTTATACTCTTAAGTACAGAGGAAGTATGTG GGGATACAAGCGGTTTTTCAAGAGGACGCTTCTGGAGTCATCGGACTATCTCAAGGACAATTGCCTCTTGGTCCGGTGCTGTGTGGGCGTGGTGAAGTCACATACAGAGGGACCGAGGAGTTACAATATCCCGGTTCCGGTTTCTGACTTGGGTCATCAGTTTGGAAAGCTTTTGGAGAGTGGGAAAGGAGTTGATGTTACATTCCAGGTTGATGGAGAAACGTTTCCTGCTCACACGTTGGTTCTTGCGGCTCGTTCTCCAGTTTTCAGGGCACAGCTTTTTGGCCCGTTGAAAAACCAAAATACCAAACGCATAGAGATAGAAGACATGGAAGCTCCCATTTTCAAG ATGTTCCTACATTTTATCTACTGGGACGAGTTGCCTGATATGGAAGACATAATGGGCACAGACTTGAAATGGGCATCGACCCTTGTGGCTCAGCATCTACTCGCAGCTGCAGACCGTTATGCACTTGAGCGGCTTAGAACAATCTGCGAGTCAAAACTCTGTGAAGGAATCAGCATAAACACAGTAGCGACCACCTTGGCTTTGGCAGAGCAGCATCATTGTTTCCAGCTAAAAGCTGCGTGTCTCAAATTCATAGCATTGCCACAAAACCTGAAAG CTGTGATGGAAACGGATGGGTTTGATTATCTCAAGGAAAGCTGCCCGTGCTTACTAAGTGAGCTGCTGGAGTATGTAGCTAGGCTGAGTGAGCATTCTTTAACATCAACGGGGCAGAGGAAGGAGCTATATGCTGATGGTGGTGACGTGAATGGGAGACGAGTGAAGCAGCGGTTACACTGA
- the LOC103859144 gene encoding F-box/kelch-repeat protein At3g06240 produces the protein MYKKLIHFLGDALTETTKKNERRRREETTEKASLELPPEIIREILLRLPAKSIGRFRCVSKLFRSLSSDPKFANNHLDLTIRNDAVHRKLIVSSHNLYALDLDSIGCQRFRDLLAQELNYPLKEDPIKFDEMIKCHVGENMLKPYRRNWVEIIGSSHGLVCISPCEGALFLYNPTTGESKRLLISAGGEEFQTIGFGFDDLTDDYKVVKLVADGDNVLKSSVYSLKSDSWRWIRDLSYEHKDCFSSGVTLRGAVHWVFANDSQRVVLAFDFKTEEFREMLLPGEEAEDCGHSYRNFVVGVINGRLCLVNSCYEVHDDVWVMDEYGVASSWRRIRISLLYRSMKPLCSSENGEEVLLELDGDMVLYNFESHGSRYLGIRGVKLSDGFEADAYVESLISPNSYGFVN, from the coding sequence ATGTACAAGAAACTCATCCATTTCCTCGGCGACGCTCTAACGGAGACGACGAAGAAGAATGAACGGCGGAGGAGAGAAGAGACCACGGAGAAAGCCTCTCTCGAGCTTCCTCCAGAGATCATCCGAGAGATCCTCCTCCGATTACCAGCCAAATCAATCGGGAGATTCAGGTGCGTCTCAAAGCTCTTCCGCTCCCTCTCATCGGATCCAAAATTCGCTAATAACCACCTAGATCTAACCATCCGAAACGACGCCGTTCACCGCAAACTCATCGTCTCATCGCATAACCTCTACGCGTTAGACTTGGATTCAATCGGATGCCAAAGATTTAGAGATTTGTTAGCTCAGGAGCTTAACTACCCTCTCAAAGAAGATCCGATTAAATTCGATGAGATGATTAAATGCCACGTGGGAGAGAATATGCTTAAACCGTATAGAAGAAACTGGGTTGAGATCATCGGATCTTCGCACGGTTTAGTGTGTATATCTCCGTGCGAAGGAGCTCTGTTCTTGTATAATCCAACCACTGGAGAATCAAAGAGATTATTAATCTCCGCCGGAGGAGAAGAGTTTCAAACTATTGGATTCGGATTCGATGATTTAACGGATGATTACAAAGTAGTGAAGCTTGTTGCTGATGGTGACAATGTACTTAAATCCAGCGTCTATTCGTTGAAGTCAGACTCTTGGAGATGGATCCGTGATTTGAGTTATGAGCATAAGGATTGCTTCAGCTCTGGTGTGACTCTCCGCGGCGCGGTCCACTGGGTGTTCGCTAACGATAGCCAGAGAGTGGTGTTAGCGTTTGATTTTAAAACGGAGGAGTTTCGAGAGATGTTGTTGCCTGGTGAAGAGGCTGAGGATTGTGGTCATAGTTATAGAAACTTTGTTGTTGGGGTTATCAACGGGCGTCTTTGTTTGGTTAATAGCTGCTACGAGGTGCATGATGATGTTTGGGTGATGGATGAGTACGGTGTAGCGAGTTCGTGGAGGAGAATCAGGATCAGTTTGTTGTATAGGTCGATGAAGCCGTTGTGTTCGAGTGAGAACGGTGAGGAGGTTCTTTTGGAGCTTGATGGAGACATGGTGTTGTACAATTTCGAGAGTCATGGGTCGAGGTATTTGGGGATTCGTGGTGTAAAGCTCAGTGATGGGTTCGAGGCTGATGCTTACGTAGAGAGTCTCATATCGCCTAACTCGTATGGTTTTGTGAACTGA